One region of Ananas comosus cultivar F153 linkage group 9, ASM154086v1, whole genome shotgun sequence genomic DNA includes:
- the LOC109715068 gene encoding probable inactive purple acid phosphatase 1 encodes MGLMMRSFVLVLCVIVSSQFSYGTGSHMGEQPLSRIAIHKATLATDNSAYVKASPLVVGLNGQNKGWVTLEYSHPNPSNDDWIGVFSPADFSASICEPESEKDYPPLLCTAPIKYQFANFSNNNYSTSGNGFLKLQLINQREDFSFALFSGGLSSPKLIAVSNKVTFANPKAPVFPRLAQGKIWNEMAVTWTSGYGINEAAPFVEWGLDGGARTRSPAGTLTFKRNSMCGSPARTVGWRDPGYIHTSFLKELWPNSVYTYKLGHRLFNGSYIWSESYSFRASPYPGQDSLQRVIIYGDMGKAEEDGSNEYNNFQPGSLNTTYQLVKDIKNIDIVLHIGDICYANGYISQWDQFTAQVEPIASTVPYMIGSGNHERDWPGTGSFYGNVDSGGECGVLAQTMFYVPAENRAKFWYSTDYGMFRFCIADTEHDWRPGTEQYKFIEHCLSSVDREKQPWLIFLAHRVLGYSSGNFYGIEGSFEEPMGRESLQELWQKYKVDLAFYGHVHNYERTCPVYQNQCVRNASHHYSGPFSATTHIVVGGGGASLAEFTPLRPQWSYFQDFDFGFVKLTAFNHSTLLFEYKKSSDGKVYDHFTISRDYRDVLTCTFDSCSRSTLAS; translated from the exons ATGGGCTTGATGATGAGGTCATTTGTGTTGGTTTTGTGTGTGATTGTTTCAAGCCAATTTAGCTATGGCACCGGCTCGCATATGGGGGAGCAACCCCTATCGAGGATCGCCATTCACAAAGCCACATTAGCCACCGACAATAGCGCCTATGTCAAAGCGTCTCCTTTAGTTGTTGGATTGAAT GGCCAAAATAAGGGGTGGGTCACTTTAGAATATAGCCATCCGAATCCATCAAATGATGATTGGATTGGTGTTTTTTCTCCTGCAGATTTCAG CGCTTCGATTTGTGAGCCTGAGAGTGAAAAAGATTATCCTCCACTGCTGTGTACAGCCCCTATTAAG TACCAATTCGCAAACTTCTCAAATAACAACTACAGCACAAGTGGAAACGGTTTCTTGAAGCTTCAGTTGATCAATCAGAGAGAGGATTTCTCTTTTGCACTATTTTCTGGTGGTCTGTCAAGT CCAAAGCTGATTGCTGTCTCAAATAAAGTGACTTTTGCTAATCCAAAGGCCCCAGTTTTCCCACGGTTGGCTCAAGGAAAAATTTGGAATGAA ATGGCTGTTACCTGGACAAGTGGATATGGCATTAATGAGGCAGCACCTTTCGTTGAATGGGGCCTAGATGGAGGGGCTCGAACACGTTCACCTGCTGGGACCTTAACTTTCAAACGAAATAGCATGTGTG GTTCACCTGCACGAACAGTGGGGTGGCGTGATCCTGGTTACATACACACAAGTTTCTTGAAGGAGTTGTGGCCTAATTCAGT ATATACATACAAGCTTGGCCATAGACTATTTAATGGTTCTTATATTTGGAGTGAGTCATACAGCTTTAGAGCATCACCTTATCCTGGACAAGACTCTTTACAGCGAGTTATCATATATGGTGATATGGGAAAG GCAGAGGAAGATGGCTCTAACGAGTACAACAATTTCCAGCCTGGTTCTCTGAACACTACCTACCAGCTCGTCAAGGACATAAAGAATATCGATATAGTTCTGCACATTGGAGATATTTGTTATGCAAATGGCTATATATCACAGTGGGATCAATTTACAGCACAAGTCGAACCAATCGCGTCAACCGTACCTTATATGATCGGAAG TGGTAATCACGAGAGAGATTGGCCAGGAACAGGATCCTTCTATGGCAATGTTGATTCAGGTGGAGAATGTGGTGTTTTAGCTCAAACCATGTTCTACGTTCCTGCAGAAAACCGAGCCAAATTCTG GTACTCTACAGATTATGGCATGTTTCGCTTTTGCATAGCTGACACAGAGCACGACTGGAGGCCGGGGACCGAGCAGTACAAATTCATTGAGCACTGTCTTTCCTCAGTCGATCGAGAAAAGCAGCCGTGGCTGATCTTCCTTGCCCATCGAGTGCTCGGCTATTCATCGGGCAATTTCTACGGCATAGAAGGATCGTTCGAGGAGCCAATGGGCAGAGAGAGCCTCCAAGAGCTTTGGCAGAAATACAAAGTTGACCTTGCCTTCTACGGCCATGTACACAATTACGAGAGGACATGCCCGGTCTACCAG AACCAATGTGTGCGAAATGCATCACACCATTACAGTGGTCCGTTTTCAGCGACCACTCATATAGTTgtcggaggaggaggtgcgAGCCTCGCCGAATTCACACCCTTGCGGCCCCAGTGGAGTTATTTCCAGGACTTCGACTTCGGTTTCGTGAAGCTCACTGCCTTCAACCACTCCACTCTTCTTTTCGAGTACAAGAAGAGCAGCGACGGAAAA